CTGATTATTATGATAGGTTAAAAGAAGCGGATTATTATGATAGCTTCCATAAAGAGCCTCCTCAAAAGGAGTTTTATGATTATCAGGATCAGGTACAGTCACCACCAGAGTTACCCGTTTTAAAATATGAACCATCAAAATCACCACAAGAAATTATCGAAGATAAAATTATTATATTAAGGGAGGAACTGAGTAATATTGAAAAATCTTATGAGTGGAAGTTTTTGAATAACCCAGAGCAATACCCTTGTACTTATCAATGGAAGTTCTATTCATCAGAGTTAAATATCACTGCAACATTAAAATTAAATACGAAGCAAGATAGAGATAGAATTTTATCTAATAATTTTTCAGGTAACATACCGGGTATACCCCGAGTTGATTTTTTTAATGTAGAGCCATTTTATAAGGCAGTTAATCAGCGCGTCGAAATAGAAGCAAGAAATCATTTATTGGCTTTTAAAGCGCGGCATCAAAATACGTTGAATGAAATTCAGTCTAATATAAATGAATTAAATAAACTGAGAATAGCTCGAAGTAGTGTATTGGCTATCCCCACGCCAAGTGTTCCTACATTATCTTATCATGCAGGTTCAAACTCGCAAGTAACACAAACAGCAAATAGTGACCTTGCGAAAGGTATCGAAAATACATTAGGCAATATTCGCGATGGTCTAACGGAAACGTTTGATTGCTCTTTTGGCATGAGCTGCTCAAATGATTTAGATAAAGCAGCAAAAAATCCAAATGTTGGGAAGGATTTATCTAATTCAGAAAAAGTGGAATTAGGTGGTGCAGGTTCTGGTACTCTAGGAGGCTGGGAGCCTGATGATGAAGAAAATGATCGTAATCAATATACCCAATCTCAAAATTTTGATAATACATTCAAAAAAGATGAGTTAGCATCCTCTGCCAAAAAACCTATAAATAATCAAGGGTTATCGGCAGCAGCTCGCGCATGGGAAAGCATGCAGGAAGACAAGGAGGAGTATTTGAACCTTTGAAAGGGAATACTGCTCAGAAAAATGAAGCGGCAAGTAATTTTGTCAATGAAGTTTTGA
The window above is part of the Providencia sp. R33 genome. Proteins encoded here:
- a CDS encoding adhesin — its product is MENMSHIDSMTVIGSHSPPSSFSHYFQNEMNHVSDDQYEDIHKNTWVTDYYDRLKEADYYDSFHKEPPQKEFYDYQDQVQSPPELPVLKYEPSKSPQEIIEDKIIILREELSNIEKSYEWKFLNNPEQYPCTYQWKFYSSELNITATLKLNTKQDRDRILSNNFSGNIPGIPRVDFFNVEPFYKAVNQRVEIEARNHLLAFKARHQNTLNEIQSNINELNKLRIARSSVLAIPTPSVPTLSYHAGSNSQVTQTANSDLAKGIENTLGNIRDGLTETFDCSFGMSCSNDLDKAAKNPNVGKDLSNSEKVELGGAGSGTLGGWEPDDEENDRNQYTQSQNFDNTFKKDELASSAKKPINNQGLSAAARAWESMQEDKEEYLNL